TGCCCCCGGCGAGCAAGATCGGCAAGTTGCTTGTGCCGTGGCCGCTGGCATCGCCCAGGTTGCTGCCGATGAGCACCTGCGTATTGTCCAGCAGCGTGCCCGACTCTTCTTTCGTATTGCGTAGCGAGAGGAGGAAATCGCGGAACGCTTCGCATTCGGTTCGTTCGATGATCCGCAGTTGTTCGATCTTCGCCGGATTGCGGCCGTGGTGCGAGAGGCCGTGATGGTCTTCGCTCACGCCGGAGATCGGCGGCTTCAGATCCATGCCGCGAATGAAGATCGAAACGACGCGCGTCGAGTCGGTTTGCAGCGCGAGCTTAGCGAGGCCGAACATAAGGCGTGCGCGGCCGATCGTGTCGGCGCGGTCGATCGCATCGGAAGGGGCCGGATCGGCGACTTTGGGTTTCGGCCGGACGACCCAGGCCTCGTCGGCCAGCAATTGCCGCTCCATATCGCGCACGGCCTCGGCGTAGTCGGTAACTTGTTGCTGATCGCGATTGCTGAGCTTCGGTTTGAGCGCCTCGAAGCGATCGCCCATCCGATCGAGAATGCTCTGCCCTCGCTTGAGCCGAGCGAGTTCGTTCTCGACATCCTTCGCGTTGCCCGCCAAGAACATGCGCGCGAAGATTTCCGAGGGCTTGTGCAAGGCCGGAACGGCGGCGCCGCTGGTCGTGTAGGTGAGCGAGCTACCTCCTTCGATCGTCGCCAGCGACAGGAGCGGAAACCGCGTGGCGTTGCCCACATGCTTTGCGGCCAGATAATCGAGCGAGACGGTGTTCCGGAATCCACCGGCGGTCGGATGCTTGGCGCTCGTGAGGAAGCATGCCTCCGAGGCGTGGTCGCCGCCGATGTCGGGATGCGAAATTCCGGAGAACACGGTGAAGTTGTTCCGCAGATCGCCGAGCACCTTCAAATATTCGCTCGGTTCGTAACCCGTGCCGGAAGTCTTGGGAAAAAACGACTCGCCGTACAAGCCGAAGCCGGTGCAAATGCTCACGATCCGTTGCGGCGGTGCCGTTTCGCCCGCAGCGCACAAACTTTCCAACCAAGGCAGCGTCAGCAGCGC
The sequence above is drawn from the Planctomycetia bacterium genome and encodes:
- a CDS encoding DUF1552 domain-containing protein, which produces MFDSTFRAPIQPSRRQFLQAGSALLTLPWLESLCAAGETAPPQRIVSICTGFGLYGESFFPKTSGTGYEPSEYLKVLGDLRNNFTVFSGISHPDIGGDHASEACFLTSAKHPTAGGFRNTVSLDYLAAKHVGNATRFPLLSLATIEGGSSLTYTTSGAAVPALHKPSEIFARMFLAGNAKDVENELARLKRGQSILDRMGDRFEALKPKLSNRDQQQVTDYAEAVRDMERQLLADEAWVVRPKPKVADPAPSDAIDRADTIGRARLMFGLAKLALQTDSTRVVSIFIRGMDLKPPISGVSEDHHGLSHHGRNPAKIEQLRIIERTECEAFRDFLLSLRNTKEESGTLLDNTQVLIGSNLGDASGHGTSNLPILLAGGKYKHGRHIAGDVKHNTPLGKLFVSMLQKFGVEADKFGSGSGTIDGLI